A genome region from Sphingorhabdus sp. SMR4y includes the following:
- a CDS encoding DUF4402 domain-containing protein, producing MAVKLVLNAAMVCASLAIPAAELQAQCRLCAASAPPDGSSGTAAGKPEIPLQIEITANLDFSRMALLSSSGGVVSIDPMSGDRQIRGSIANLGGMALHGEGRLTGEPGRSVRIFLPERIQLSAPNGSTAELERLQTNLPTLARLDPSGRLTFSFGGQLRVRGDANGRFRGRIAITADYE from the coding sequence ATGGCGGTAAAACTTGTGCTGAATGCAGCAATGGTCTGCGCTTCCCTTGCGATTCCGGCGGCGGAATTGCAGGCGCAATGCCGCCTGTGCGCCGCCAGTGCCCCGCCTGACGGATCCTCCGGAACGGCGGCCGGGAAGCCGGAAATTCCGCTGCAGATCGAAATTACCGCCAATCTGGATTTTTCCCGCATGGCCCTGTTGAGCAGCAGCGGCGGCGTGGTCAGTATCGATCCTATGTCGGGCGACCGGCAAATCCGGGGCAGTATTGCCAATCTTGGCGGCATGGCGTTGCACGGCGAAGGACGTCTGACCGGCGAACCGGGCCGCAGCGTGCGGATATTCCTGCCCGAACGGATTCAGCTCAGCGCGCCCAATGGTTCGACGGCCGAGCTGGAGCGGCTGCAAACCAATCTGCCGACGCTGGCACGACTGGATCCGTCCGGACGGCTGACCTTTTCCTTCGGTGGTCAATTGCGCGTCCGTGGCGATGCAAATGGCCGGTTCCGTGGCCGGATCGCGATTACCGCTGATTATGAGTGA